The proteins below are encoded in one region of Pseudomonas putida NBRC 14164:
- a CDS encoding TetR/AcrR family transcriptional regulator, which yields MANHKIEIRRRNIEKILQAAEKVFAEKGYGATSMGDIAEQAELPRSNLHYYFSTKDELFRAVLQDLLDVWKQDALCFENFDDPRVVLTSYIRAKMGHSRSRPLGSKIWAEEMLHGAPVLGVNLDDSLVPWAKLKEAKIRRWVEEGRILPVEPSALLYMIWASTQHYADFGYQVQLLNGGEMLSDMAFESAVQTVTSVILRGIGLEP from the coding sequence ATGGCCAATCACAAGATCGAAATTCGCCGGCGCAATATCGAGAAAATCTTGCAGGCGGCGGAAAAGGTGTTTGCCGAGAAAGGCTACGGCGCCACCTCCATGGGGGACATCGCCGAGCAGGCCGAATTGCCACGCTCCAACCTGCACTATTACTTCAGCACCAAGGACGAGTTGTTCCGCGCGGTGCTGCAGGACTTGCTGGATGTATGGAAGCAGGACGCACTGTGTTTCGAGAACTTCGACGACCCGCGCGTGGTGCTGACCAGCTACATCAGGGCGAAGATGGGCCATTCGCGCTCGCGGCCCCTGGGCTCGAAGATTTGGGCCGAAGAGATGCTGCACGGGGCGCCGGTGCTTGGGGTGAACCTGGATGACAGCCTGGTGCCTTGGGCGAAATTGAAGGAAGCCAAGATCCGCCGTTGGGTGGAGGAGGGGCGTATTCTGCCGGTAGAGCCGTCGGCATTGCTGTACATGATCTGGGCGTCTACCCAGCACTATGCCGACTTTGGTTACCAGGTGCAGTTGCTCAATGGTGGCGAGATGCTGTCGGACATGGCGTTCGAGAGTGCGGTGCAGACGGTGACCAGCGTGATCTTGCGGGGGATCGGGCTGGAGCCTTGA
- the preA gene encoding NAD-dependent dihydropyrimidine dehydrogenase subunit PreA: MADLSIVFAGIKAPNPFWLASAPPTDKAYNVVRAFEAGWGGVVWKTLGEDPAAVNVSSRYSAHYGANRLVQGINNIELITDRSLEINLREITQVKKDWPDRALIVSLMVPCVEDSWKFILPLVEATGADGIELNFGCPHGMPERGMGAAVGQVPEYVELVTRWCKTYCSLPVIVKLTPNITDIRQSARAAHRGGADAVSLINTINSITSVDLDRMVAHPIVGDQSTHGGYCGSAVKPIALNMVAEIARDPETRSLPICGIGGIGNWRDAAEFIALGSGAVQVCTAAMLHGFRIVEDMKDGLARWMDQHGHHTVEAFRGQAVGHTTDWKYLDINYKSVAHIDQEACIGCGRCHIACEDTSHQAIASTLKADGTHAYSVIEEECVGCNLCQITCPVENCIEMQAQDTGKPYLNWTQDPRNPYREAS; this comes from the coding sequence ATGGCCGACTTGTCTATCGTATTTGCCGGCATCAAGGCACCCAACCCGTTCTGGCTGGCGTCCGCACCGCCAACCGACAAGGCCTACAACGTGGTCCGCGCCTTCGAGGCCGGTTGGGGCGGCGTGGTCTGGAAAACCCTGGGCGAGGACCCGGCGGCGGTCAACGTGTCGTCGCGCTATTCGGCGCACTACGGCGCCAACCGCCTGGTGCAGGGCATCAACAATATCGAGCTGATAACGGACCGTTCGCTGGAAATCAACCTGCGCGAAATCACCCAGGTGAAGAAAGACTGGCCCGACCGAGCCTTGATCGTGTCGCTGATGGTGCCGTGCGTGGAGGACTCTTGGAAGTTCATCCTGCCGCTGGTGGAAGCCACCGGTGCCGATGGCATCGAGCTGAACTTCGGCTGCCCGCACGGCATGCCGGAACGTGGCATGGGTGCGGCAGTCGGCCAGGTGCCGGAATACGTGGAGCTGGTCACCCGCTGGTGCAAGACGTACTGCTCGCTGCCGGTGATCGTCAAGCTCACGCCGAACATCACCGACATCCGCCAGTCGGCTCGCGCTGCGCACCGCGGCGGGGCCGATGCGGTGTCGTTGATCAACACCATCAACTCCATCACCAGCGTCGACCTGGACCGCATGGTCGCCCACCCCATCGTCGGTGATCAGAGCACCCATGGCGGTTATTGCGGCTCGGCAGTGAAGCCGATTGCCCTGAACATGGTGGCGGAAATTGCCCGCGACCCGGAAACACGCAGCTTGCCGATCTGCGGCATTGGCGGCATCGGCAACTGGCGTGATGCGGCGGAGTTCATCGCCCTGGGCAGTGGCGCCGTGCAGGTGTGCACGGCGGCGATGCTGCACGGGTTCCGTATTGTCGAGGACATGAAGGACGGCCTGGCGCGCTGGATGGACCAGCATGGGCATCACACTGTCGAAGCGTTCCGCGGGCAGGCGGTGGGGCACACCACTGACTGGAAGTACCTGGACATCAACTATAAATCGGTGGCGCACATCGATCAGGAGGCGTGCATTGGCTGTGGGCGCTGCCACATCGCCTGTGAGGATACCTCGCACCAGGCCATTGCCAGCACGCTGAAGGCAGATGGCACACATGCCTACAGCGTGATCGAAGAGGAATGCGTGGGCTGCAACCTGTGTCAGATCACCTGCCCGGTTGAAAACTGCATCGAGATGCAGGCGCAGGATACCGGCAAGCCGTACCTGAACTGGACACAGGACCCGCGTAACCCCTACCGCGAGGCCAGTTGA